The genome window ACGGTTGCTGGCGCGGCGGGCTTCGTCGACCCGCTCATGTGCTCCGGCACCGAAGTTGTGACCGACAAACGGCACAAGCGCGATGCCGTAGGAAATGGCAAGGATCATCAGGAAGGCCTCGATTCGTGTGCCGGTGGCCATGGCGGCGACCGCCTGCACACCGCCGACACCGGCGGCGAGACGGATGTAAAAACCCTGCGCAACCGGATTGAGCACCTGCGTGAGTGCCGCCGGAATGCCGAGGCGAACAATTTCGCGCCACGACTGCAGCATTTCGCGAATGCGGGGGCGGCTCCAGCTGATCAGGCGGTGTTTATAATGAAGAAACCCAAGGGAGGCCGCCATTCCGCAGACCCGCGCAAACACGGTGGCAAGAGCCGCGCCGCGCATACCCATGGCCGGAACGGGCCCCCACCCGAAAATCAGGATCGGATCGAGAATGATGTTCATGACGGCACAGGTGCACATCACGATCAACGGACGAACCATATCGCCTGCCGCACGCAGACAGCCGTCGCAGACCGGAGGAAGAACGGCAGCCACAGCCCCGCAAAACCAGATCTGCATATATTCGTGTACGAGAGTCAGTACGCGGCCTTCGGCTCCGAGCAGAGAAAAAAGCGGATCAATGGCAAGATATCCGGACACCCCGATGATTACGGTTCCGGCAATCGTCAGAAAGAGACCGTCCGAAACAGTCCGGGCCGCCAGGTTGCGATTGCCGGCGCCCAGCGCACGACTGATAATCGACGCCGCGCCGGTTGAGAAACCGATCGCCAGCGCCCCGACAATCATCACCACGGCAAAGGTGAAGCCCATCGCGGCGAGCTGGTCGGTGCCCAGCCGGGATACAAACCAGGTATCGGTCAGGTTGAACACCATAATGGCGAGCATCCCGCCGATACTGGGCAGAGTCAGTTTAACGAGGTGGCCTTTGACGCCACCGGTCAGCAGTTTACTCATTCCGAAACCGGGGGCTCTCTCAATCCTTTAATGTCCTCAATGATCATGTAGAGCGACGGAACCAGCAACAGCGTAATACAGGTTGCAAACAGCAGTCCGTAACCGAGTGAAATGGCCATCGGGATGAGGAAGCGTGCCTGACGCGATGTTTCAAAAATCATCGGGGCCAGTCCTCCGAAGGTGGTGAACGTGGTCAGCATGATCGGCCGGAAACGCTGAATGCCCGCCGAGACCACAGCATCGTGCGCATTATCATGATGCGCCCGGCGATCATTGGCAAAGCTGATCATCACCAGCGCGTCATTCACAACCACCCCGCTGAGTGCCAGCATTCCGATGATACCGATCATGGTCATGTCGTAGCCCATGATCAGATGACCGATGACCGCGCCGATGATTCCGAACGGAATACTGATCATCACGATCAGCGGCTGGGAATAGCTCTTAAACGGAATGGCCAGCAAGGCGTAAATGGCAACGAGCACCATCGGCAGCGTCACTTTCATGCTGCCGAAGCTCTCGCGGCTGTCGGCATCGCGTCCTTCATAGCTGTAGTCAAGACCGGGATAGCGATCCATAATTTTCGGCCAGACACTGGCGGCAAGCTGCTCGCGCACTTCGCCCGCCTTGGATTTCGGACGAACGTCTGCCGTCAGCGTCAGCGCGCGCATTCCGTTGCGCCGTTTGATGGAGGTGTAAGAGGTTCCGGCGTCAACATCGACCGCATCCTCCAACAGCACTTCGCCGCCGTCCGGAGTGCGCAGAATAAAGTTTTCGAAGCTGTAGAGCCGGTCCCGATCCTCTTTCGGCAGGCGGACACGCACTTTCACTTCGTTGCGTCCGCGCTGCTGACGCAGCGCTTCGGCGCCCTGATAGGCAGCGCGGATCTGCCGCCCGACCTCGGTCGGAGTCAGTCCGAGCGCTGTCCCCTCGGGCTTCATGGTGAAGTCAAACTGGGACTTGCCGGTTTCCACGCCGTCGTCCACATCCTGCACCAGCGGGAACTGCTCCAGTTCGCGGCCCAGCTCCGCAGCAGCGGCTTCCAGCACGGCAATGCTCTCGTGCCGCAGCTCAACCGTCAGCGCCGGACCACCGCCCGGCCCGCCGGAGTCGGCGGAAAAACGAATGAAGCGAACGCCCGGCACCGTGCCGACCTGTTTGCGCCACGCCTGCGTGAATGCCATGGTACTCATGATTTTATCGCGCACCTCTGCATCAGCCAGATAGACCCGCACCTGTGCCTGATGGGTTCCGCCGCGGCCCACATCTGCAAAAATCCCTTCGACCAGCTCCGGATGCCCGGAAGCTTCAAGGACCGCCTGAGCTCCTTTCACCACCCGTTGCGTGATTTGTTCGGTGTCCCCGATCGGCGAACCGTACGGGAGCACCACCGTCGCCACGGAATAATCGCTTTCCACCGTAGTGAACATACTGAAGCCGAGACGACCGCTCTTCCAGTACCCGCCAATGAGAATCAACAGGGCCAGCGCAGCGGAAACCACCAGATAGCGATGCGTCAGGCAGCGATCCAGAAACGGACCGTACACCTTGCGAACCCAGCGGGTAAAAGCATTACTGAAACGCTGCTGCTGTTCATGGATTTTTTTGCGCAGTCCTTTCAGTTTATGCAGTCGACTGTGACTCAAATGCGCCGGAAGAATGTAAATACTCTCCAGCCAGGAAAGCATAAATACAGAGATCACCACAATCGGCAGCATGCCGAGCATTTTGCCCATCATGCCGGGAAGAACCAGCAGCGGCACAAAAGCGGCCACGTTGGTCAGAATACTGAACCCGACCGGAGATGCCACTTCCCGACAGCCTTTAATAGCGGCAAGAAACGGTTTTTCTCCCTTCTGCTGGTAGTGGTAAATGTTTTCACCCACCACGATCGCATCGTCCACCACAATCCCGAGCGCAATCAGGTAGGCGAACATTGTAATCATATTGATGGTCATACCCAGGGCCGGCATCAGCAGCATGGATCCAAGGAAGGAAATCGGAATCCCCATCATCACCCAGAAGGCGAGCCGGATTTCGAGAAAGAAGCCGAGCAGCAGCATCACAAGCATCAATCCGACAGCTCCGTTGCGCAGCAGCAGCTCCGCGCGCTGAACAAAGATTTCAGTCCGGTCGCTCCGCACCTGGATTTCCACGCCGTCAGGAAGCTGTTC of Tichowtungia aerotolerans contains these proteins:
- a CDS encoding efflux RND transporter permease subunit, with product MSDFLKNPKGPIAWMVNNPVAANLLMAICLIGGLISFTNIGQEVFPDLAEEVVTIRVGYPGGTPEELEQGVCLVVEEAVRGLEGVKEVTATASEGSASVEAELLDGVNVMKVYQDIKSEIDRITTFPDEAEEPEVSLASRRRGAMTLVLYGEISDTVLRALAEQVRDRLQQSPEITQVDLSGTRDLEISVEVSQEQLRRYGLTHRGIASKINQEAIELSGGRIKTDSGETLLRMKERRDYGLDFAGLPVAVSEDGTPVRLGDIADVQDGLEDSDRFAFYNGKPAIMIDVYRVGEQTPTEISKEVYAMLPLIREQLPDGVEIQVRSDRTEIFVQRAELLLRNGAVGLMLVMLLLGFFLEIRLAFWVMMGIPISFLGSMLLMPALGMTINMITMFAYLIALGIVVDDAIVVGENIYHYQQKGEKPFLAAIKGCREVASPVGFSILTNVAAFVPLLVLPGMMGKMLGMLPIVVISVFMLSWLESIYILPAHLSHSRLHKLKGLRKKIHEQQQRFSNAFTRWVRKVYGPFLDRCLTHRYLVVSAALALLILIGGYWKSGRLGFSMFTTVESDYSVATVVLPYGSPIGDTEQITQRVVKGAQAVLEASGHPELVEGIFADVGRGGTHQAQVRVYLADAEVRDKIMSTMAFTQAWRKQVGTVPGVRFIRFSADSGGPGGGPALTVELRHESIAVLEAAAAELGRELEQFPLVQDVDDGVETGKSQFDFTMKPEGTALGLTPTEVGRQIRAAYQGAEALRQQRGRNEVKVRVRLPKEDRDRLYSFENFILRTPDGGEVLLEDAVDVDAGTSYTSIKRRNGMRALTLTADVRPKSKAGEVREQLAASVWPKIMDRYPGLDYSYEGRDADSRESFGSMKVTLPMVLVAIYALLAIPFKSYSQPLIVMISIPFGIIGAVIGHLIMGYDMTMIGIIGMLALSGVVVNDALVMISFANDRRAHHDNAHDAVVSAGIQRFRPIMLTTFTTFGGLAPMIFETSRQARFLIPMAISLGYGLLFATCITLLLVPSLYMIIEDIKGLREPPVSE
- a CDS encoding MATE family efflux transporter yields the protein MSKLLTGGVKGHLVKLTLPSIGGMLAIMVFNLTDTWFVSRLGTDQLAAMGFTFAVVMIVGALAIGFSTGAASIISRALGAGNRNLAARTVSDGLFLTIAGTVIIGVSGYLAIDPLFSLLGAEGRVLTLVHEYMQIWFCGAVAAVLPPVCDGCLRAAGDMVRPLIVMCTCAVMNIILDPILIFGWGPVPAMGMRGAALATVFARVCGMAASLGFLHYKHRLISWSRPRIREMLQSWREIVRLGIPAALTQVLNPVAQGFYIRLAAGVGGVQAVAAMATGTRIEAFLMILAISYGIALVPFVGHNFGAGAHERVDEARRASNRFALIYSAAIFLILLPTAGIFSGWFSKDPTVVRLSTTYLLIAVLGHSGLHLSIWMGQLMNVIGRPGPVMVIGFARVFGFVMPLCLIGSHLFGFVGLVSGIALGNLLSGGLAWSLARRVLKN